A portion of the Pseudomonas protegens CHA0 genome contains these proteins:
- a CDS encoding ABC transporter permease, translated as MSSEFKPNLVALNTIVYREVRRFTRIWPQTLLPPAITMVLYFVIFGNLIGRQIGDMGGFTYMEYIVPGLIMMSVITNSYGNVVSSFFGSKFQRSIEELMVSPLSPHTILIGYTLGGVLRGLMVGVIVTLLSLFFTTLQVHHLGITVLVVVLTATIFSLLGFINAVFARNFDDISIIPTFVLTPLTYLGGVFYSINLLPPFWQTVSLANPVLHMVNAFRFGILGVSDIKISIAITFMLVATLVLYIGCARLLVSGRGMRQ; from the coding sequence ATGAGTTCGGAGTTCAAACCCAACCTGGTGGCGCTCAACACCATTGTCTATCGCGAAGTCCGGCGCTTCACCCGGATCTGGCCGCAGACCCTGCTGCCCCCGGCCATCACCATGGTCCTGTACTTCGTCATCTTCGGTAACCTGATCGGCCGGCAGATCGGCGACATGGGTGGTTTCACCTACATGGAGTACATCGTCCCGGGGCTGATCATGATGTCGGTGATCACCAACTCCTACGGCAACGTGGTATCGAGCTTCTTCGGCAGCAAGTTCCAGCGCTCCATCGAGGAGTTGATGGTCTCGCCGTTGTCGCCCCATACCATTCTCATCGGCTACACCTTGGGCGGGGTGCTGCGGGGGCTGATGGTGGGGGTCATCGTGACGCTGCTGTCGCTGTTCTTCACCACGCTGCAGGTGCACCACCTGGGCATCACGGTGCTGGTGGTAGTGTTGACCGCGACCATCTTCTCGCTGCTGGGCTTCATCAACGCAGTCTTTGCACGCAACTTCGACGATATCTCGATCATCCCGACCTTCGTGCTGACGCCCCTGACCTACCTGGGCGGGGTGTTCTACTCGATCAACCTGCTGCCGCCGTTCTGGCAGACGGTGTCCCTGGCCAACCCGGTGCTGCACATGGTCAACGCCTTCCGTTTCGGCATCCTCGGGGTGTCGGATATCAAGATCAGCATCGCCATTACCTTCATGCTGGTGGCCACCCTGGTGCTGTATATCGGTTGCGCGCGGCTGCTGGTGAGCGGGCGCGGCATGCGTCAGTAA
- a CDS encoding DUF2062 domain-containing protein yields MPRRLFKRYMPDPTSIREHKSLRFLGTLLHDANLWHLNRHSVARAMAVGLFAAFIPIPMQMLLAAVLAIWLRGNMPISVSLVWLTNPITMPPVFFCTYQLGAWLMNVPPRTLPDELTWEWISSQLATLWQPFLLGSVVAGLVLGATAYCLTMLYWRWWVARQWSRRKQQRQ; encoded by the coding sequence ATGCCCCGGCGCTTATTCAAACGTTACATGCCAGATCCGACCAGCATCCGGGAACACAAGTCCTTACGCTTTCTCGGCACCCTGCTGCATGACGCCAACCTCTGGCACCTCAATCGACACTCGGTGGCCCGGGCCATGGCCGTGGGCCTGTTCGCCGCCTTTATTCCCATTCCAATGCAGATGTTGCTGGCTGCGGTACTGGCCATCTGGCTGCGCGGCAATATGCCCATCAGTGTCAGCCTGGTCTGGTTGACCAACCCCATCACCATGCCGCCGGTGTTCTTCTGCACCTACCAACTGGGGGCCTGGCTGATGAACGTGCCGCCGCGCACCCTGCCCGACGAGCTGACCTGGGAGTGGATCAGCAGCCAGCTGGCAACCCTGTGGCAACCCTTCCTCCTCGGCTCGGTGGTGGCCGGGCTGGTGCTGGGGGCCACTGCCTATTGCCTGACCATGCTCTATTGGCGCTGGTGGGTCGCGCGCCAATGGTCCAGGCGCAAGCAGCAACGGCAGTGA
- a CDS encoding DNA internalization-related competence protein ComEC/Rec2 codes for MRSAMLALAAGLLALGFMPALPPGWLLLCMAILALMLLPFRTHPVAFFLFGFTWACVSAQSALDDRLAPRLESQTRWLEGRVSGLPEQAGGVVRFELEDAQARRERLPRRMRLAWHEGPALKSGERWRLAVKLRQPMGLLNPQGFDYQAWLLARRIGATGTVKAGQLLAPAPQAWRQGLRQRLLEVEAQGRGAGLAALVMGDGSGLTRQDWQLLQDTGTVHLMVISGQHISLLAGVIYFSVAGLARHGLWPERLPWLPWACALAWLGALGYGLLAGFDVPVQRACVMVALVLLWRMRFRHLRAGWPLLLALNAVLLAEPLASLQAGFWLSFAAVAILILIFAGRLGAWSWWQGWTRAQWLIAIGLLPPLLALGLPISLSGPLANLLAVPWISFLVLPPALLGSLLLAVPYVGEGLLWLAGGLLDGLFRLLGLIAGGWPAWVPPQIPLWLWGMNALGCLLLLLPRGVPMRVLGWPLLLLAVWPPLARVPEGEVEVWQLDVGQGLSFILRTRDHALLYDAGARVAEFDLGERVVVPTLHRLGIRRLDLMLLSHADNDHAGGAQAVQRAMPVGEVRGGQPDALPAGLQARPCDSGLSWVWNGVRFRQWQWVAATDGNQASCVLQVEAAGERLLLTGDIDARAERALLDSPLAVRTHWLQAPHHGSRTSSSMALLQRLAPDAVLISRGRGNAFGHPHPQVLARYRRLDMAIYDSAEQGALRLQLGAFGAAHGLREQRRFWREPPAMP; via the coding sequence ATGCGTAGCGCAATGCTGGCGCTGGCTGCGGGGCTGCTGGCGCTGGGTTTCATGCCGGCCTTGCCCCCAGGCTGGCTGCTGCTGTGTATGGCGATACTGGCCTTGATGCTGTTGCCGTTTCGTACACATCCGGTGGCATTTTTCCTGTTCGGTTTCACCTGGGCCTGTGTCTCCGCGCAGTCGGCCCTTGATGATCGCCTGGCGCCGCGCCTGGAGTCACAGACCCGCTGGCTGGAGGGGCGGGTGAGCGGCCTGCCGGAGCAGGCGGGCGGCGTGGTGCGTTTCGAGCTGGAAGATGCCCAGGCCCGCCGTGAGCGGCTGCCCCGGCGCATGCGCCTGGCCTGGCATGAGGGCCCGGCGCTCAAGAGTGGCGAGCGCTGGCGGCTGGCGGTCAAGCTTCGCCAGCCGATGGGTTTGTTGAATCCCCAGGGCTTCGATTACCAGGCCTGGCTGCTGGCGCGCCGTATCGGCGCCACCGGCACGGTCAAGGCCGGGCAGTTACTGGCACCGGCCCCGCAGGCCTGGCGGCAAGGCTTGCGCCAGCGCTTGCTAGAGGTCGAGGCTCAGGGACGCGGTGCGGGGCTGGCGGCGCTGGTGATGGGCGACGGTTCCGGCCTGACGCGGCAAGACTGGCAGCTGTTGCAGGACACCGGCACCGTCCACCTGATGGTGATTTCCGGGCAGCACATCAGCCTGCTGGCTGGGGTGATCTATTTCTCGGTGGCCGGGCTGGCCCGCCATGGTCTCTGGCCCGAGCGCTTGCCGTGGTTGCCCTGGGCCTGTGCCCTGGCCTGGCTCGGCGCCCTGGGCTACGGCCTGCTGGCGGGGTTCGATGTGCCAGTGCAGCGCGCCTGTGTGATGGTCGCCCTGGTACTGCTCTGGCGCATGCGCTTTCGCCATCTGCGGGCCGGCTGGCCCCTGCTGCTGGCGTTGAATGCGGTGTTGCTGGCCGAGCCGCTGGCCAGCTTGCAGGCGGGGTTCTGGCTGTCCTTTGCCGCAGTGGCAATCCTGATCTTGATCTTTGCCGGGCGCCTGGGGGCGTGGAGCTGGTGGCAGGGCTGGACCCGGGCCCAATGGTTGATCGCCATTGGCTTGCTGCCGCCGTTGCTGGCTCTGGGGCTGCCTATCAGCCTCAGCGGGCCGCTGGCCAATTTGCTGGCGGTGCCCTGGATCAGCTTTCTGGTGTTGCCGCCGGCTTTGCTCGGCAGCCTGCTGCTGGCGGTGCCTTATGTGGGTGAGGGCCTGTTGTGGCTGGCCGGTGGATTGCTGGACGGGTTGTTCCGCTTGCTCGGATTGATTGCCGGTGGGTGGCCGGCCTGGGTGCCGCCGCAGATCCCTCTGTGGCTATGGGGCATGAATGCTCTGGGCTGCCTGTTGCTGCTGTTGCCCAGGGGCGTGCCCATGCGGGTTCTGGGTTGGCCGCTGTTGCTGCTGGCGGTCTGGCCACCCCTGGCGCGCGTGCCCGAAGGCGAGGTGGAGGTCTGGCAGCTGGATGTGGGGCAGGGCCTGTCATTCATCCTGCGTACCCGTGATCACGCCCTGCTGTATGACGCTGGCGCGCGGGTCGCCGAGTTCGACCTGGGAGAGCGAGTGGTAGTGCCGACCCTGCACAGGCTCGGCATCCGGCGGCTGGACCTGATGCTGCTCAGCCATGCCGACAACGACCATGCCGGTGGCGCCCAGGCGGTGCAGCGCGCAATGCCCGTGGGCGAGGTCCGCGGTGGCCAGCCCGACGCCTTGCCCGCGGGCCTGCAGGCAAGGCCTTGCGACAGTGGGCTGAGCTGGGTGTGGAATGGCGTGCGCTTTCGCCAGTGGCAATGGGTGGCGGCGACCGACGGCAATCAGGCCTCGTGCGTGCTCCAGGTCGAGGCTGCCGGCGAGCGCTTGCTGCTCACCGGGGACATCGACGCCCGTGCCGAGCGAGCCTTGCTCGACAGCCCGCTGGCGGTGCGGACCCACTGGCTGCAGGCCCCCCATCACGGCAGCCGTACCTCTTCATCCATGGCCTTGCTGCAGCGGCTGGCCCCCGACGCGGTGCTGATTTCCCGTGGGCGGGGCAATGCCTTCGGCCACCCCCATCCTCAAGTGCTGGCACGCTATCGGCGCCTGGACATGGCAATTTATGACAGTGCCGAACAGGGCGCTCTGAGGCTGCAACTGGGGGCCTTCGGGGCGGCGCATGGCCTTCGCGAGCAGCGGCGATTCTGGCGTGAGCCGCCCGCAATGCCTTAA
- a CDS encoding MotA/TolQ/ExbB proton channel family protein produces the protein MWELVKSGGWMMLPIILSSIAAVGIIAERLWTLRASRVTPPHLLGQVWRWIKDKQLNKEKLKELRADSPLGEILAAGLANSKHGREIMKECIEEAAARVIHELERYLNALGTIAAMAPLLGLLGTVLGMIDIFSSFMGSGMTTNAHILAGGISKALITTAAGLMVGIPSVFFHRFLQRRVDELVVGMEQEAIKLVEVIQGDRDVDLAEGKA, from the coding sequence GTGTGGGAATTGGTCAAATCCGGCGGCTGGATGATGTTGCCGATCATTCTGAGTTCCATTGCTGCCGTGGGCATCATTGCCGAGCGTCTGTGGACCCTGCGGGCCAGCCGTGTCACCCCGCCCCACCTGCTGGGGCAGGTCTGGCGCTGGATCAAGGACAAGCAGCTGAACAAGGAAAAGCTCAAGGAACTGCGCGCCGATTCGCCCCTGGGCGAGATTCTGGCGGCGGGCCTGGCCAACTCCAAGCATGGCCGCGAGATCATGAAGGAATGCATCGAAGAGGCTGCCGCCCGGGTCATCCATGAGCTGGAACGCTACCTCAACGCCCTCGGCACCATTGCCGCCATGGCACCGCTGCTGGGGCTGCTGGGCACCGTGCTGGGCATGATCGACATCTTCAGTTCGTTCATGGGCTCGGGCATGACCACCAACGCGCACATCCTCGCAGGCGGTATTTCCAAAGCCCTGATCACCACCGCCGCCGGCCTGATGGTGGGCATTCCCTCGGTGTTCTTCCACCGCTTCCTGCAACGCCGGGTCGATGAACTGGTGGTGGGCATGGAGCAGGAGGCGATCAAGCTGGTGGAAGTGATCCAGGGCGACCGCGATGTCGATCTGGCCGAGGGCAAAGCGTGA
- a CDS encoding ExbD/TolR family protein — MKFRRKPRETVDINLASLIDVVFILLLFFVVTTTFTRETELRVDLPEAVSGSPAEDQQVKQLDIAISADGVFSVNNQVLPKNDLETLIEALQKESAGDTNLPLSISADGKTQHQAVITAMDAAGKLGFSHLRMTTVEADPAP, encoded by the coding sequence GTGAAATTCCGTCGCAAGCCCCGGGAAACCGTGGACATCAACCTGGCGTCGTTGATCGACGTGGTGTTCATCCTGCTGCTGTTCTTTGTTGTCACCACCACCTTCACCCGGGAAACCGAGCTGCGGGTCGACCTGCCGGAAGCGGTCAGCGGCTCGCCGGCCGAAGACCAGCAGGTCAAGCAACTGGATATCGCCATCAGCGCCGACGGCGTGTTTTCGGTGAACAACCAGGTCCTGCCCAAAAATGACCTGGAGACCTTGATCGAGGCCCTGCAGAAGGAGTCGGCGGGCGACACCAACCTGCCGCTGTCCATCAGCGCCGATGGCAAGACCCAGCATCAAGCGGTGATCACTGCCATGGATGCAGCCGGCAAGCTCGGTTTCAGCCACCTGCGCATGACCACCGTCGAGGCGGACCCGGCACCCTGA
- the lpxK gene encoding tetraacyldisaccharide 4'-kinase, with translation MALSDRLLNAWYNGHPALKLLRPLECLYRRVVTGKRQRFLAGEGAIYQPPVPLIVVGNITVGGTGKTPLILWLVEHCQRLGLRVGVVSRGYGAKPAQLPWRVSAEDCAAVAGDEPLLIVQRCGVPLMIDPDRGRAVQALLAAEPLDLILSDDGLQHYRLARDLELVLIDAARGLGNRRCLPAGPLREPAERLQSVDAVLYNGAVDDRDEGFAFHLKPSVLVNLRSGERRALEHFAPGQALHAVAGIGNPQRFFNTLETLHWRPVPHAFADHAQYSAQALTFTPSLPLVMTEKDAVKCRAFAADDWWYLAVDAQPSPAFVAWFDTQLMRLLPDRLLP, from the coding sequence ATGGCACTTTCCGATCGCCTGCTCAATGCCTGGTACAACGGCCACCCCGCGCTGAAACTGCTGCGCCCCCTGGAATGTCTGTATCGCCGAGTGGTGACGGGCAAGCGCCAGCGCTTTCTTGCCGGTGAGGGGGCGATCTATCAACCACCTGTGCCGCTGATCGTGGTGGGCAACATCACCGTCGGCGGCACCGGCAAGACGCCGTTGATCCTGTGGCTGGTGGAGCACTGCCAGCGCCTCGGGTTGCGGGTCGGGGTGGTCAGCCGCGGCTACGGTGCCAAGCCGGCGCAACTGCCCTGGCGCGTCAGCGCCGAAGATTGCGCCGCGGTGGCCGGTGATGAGCCGCTGCTGATCGTCCAGCGCTGCGGCGTGCCGCTGATGATCGACCCGGATCGCGGCCGCGCGGTACAGGCCCTGTTGGCCGCCGAGCCGCTGGACCTGATCCTGTCCGACGACGGCCTGCAGCACTACCGCCTGGCCCGTGACCTGGAGCTGGTACTGATCGATGCCGCCCGCGGCCTGGGCAACCGCCGCTGCCTGCCTGCCGGGCCGCTGCGCGAGCCGGCGGAGCGTTTGCAGAGCGTCGACGCGGTGCTCTACAACGGCGCAGTTGATGACCGTGACGAGGGGTTCGCCTTTCATCTCAAGCCCTCGGTGCTGGTCAACCTGCGCAGTGGCGAGCGCCGTGCGCTGGAGCATTTCGCCCCCGGCCAGGCGCTGCATGCGGTGGCGGGCATCGGCAATCCCCAGCGTTTCTTCAACACCCTTGAAACGCTACACTGGCGGCCTGTTCCCCATGCATTTGCCGATCACGCTCAATACAGTGCGCAGGCCTTGACCTTCACCCCGTCATTGCCGCTGGTCATGACCGAGAAAGATGCGGTCAAGTGCCGGGCTTTCGCGGCAGACGACTGGTGGTACCTGGCGGTCGATGCCCAGCCTTCGCCGGCCTTCGTCGCCTGGTTCGACACCCAGTTGATGCGCCTGCTGCCTGATCGTCTGCTGCCTTAA
- a CDS encoding Trm112 family protein, translated as MDTKLLDILACPICKGPLKLSADKTELISKGAGLAYPIRDGIPVMLESEARTLTTEERLDK; from the coding sequence ATGGACACCAAACTGCTCGACATCCTCGCCTGCCCGATCTGCAAAGGCCCCCTCAAACTCAGCGCCGACAAGACCGAGCTGATCAGCAAGGGCGCGGGCCTTGCCTATCCGATTCGCGATGGCATCCCGGTGATGCTGGAAAGCGAGGCGCGCACCCTGACCACCGAAGAGCGCCTGGACAAATGA
- the kdsB gene encoding 3-deoxy-manno-octulosonate cytidylyltransferase — protein sequence MSSAFTVVIPARYASTRLPGKPLQLIAGKPMIQWVWEQARKSSAERVVVATDDQRIVEACQGFGAEALLTREDHNSGTDRLAEVAAQLGLAADAIVVNVQGDEPLIPPSVIDQVAANLAAHTEARMATLAEPIEDVQTLFNPNVVKVVSDLNGLALTFSRATLPWARDAFAQSREQLPEGVPYRRHIGIYAYRAGFLHDFVSWGPCWLENTESLEQLRALWHGVRIHVADALEAPPTGVDTAEDLERVRRLLEA from the coding sequence ATGAGCAGCGCCTTTACCGTTGTCATTCCGGCGCGCTACGCCTCCACTCGCCTGCCAGGCAAGCCGCTGCAACTGATCGCCGGCAAGCCGATGATCCAGTGGGTCTGGGAACAGGCGCGCAAGAGCAGCGCCGAGCGGGTCGTGGTGGCCACCGATGATCAGCGCATCGTCGAGGCCTGCCAGGGCTTTGGCGCCGAGGCGCTGCTGACCCGGGAAGATCACAACTCCGGCACCGACCGGCTGGCGGAAGTTGCCGCCCAGCTGGGCCTGGCCGCGGATGCGATCGTGGTCAACGTACAAGGCGACGAGCCGTTGATCCCGCCGTCGGTGATCGATCAGGTGGCGGCCAACCTGGCAGCCCACACCGAAGCGCGCATGGCCACCCTGGCCGAGCCGATCGAGGACGTGCAGACCCTGTTCAACCCCAATGTGGTCAAGGTGGTCAGCGACCTCAACGGCCTGGCCCTGACCTTCAGTCGCGCCACCTTGCCCTGGGCCCGGGATGCCTTTGCCCAGAGTCGTGAGCAACTGCCCGAAGGCGTGCCTTATCGCCGTCACATCGGCATCTATGCCTACCGCGCCGGCTTTCTTCACGACTTCGTCAGTTGGGGCCCGTGCTGGCTGGAAAACACCGAATCCCTGGAGCAACTGCGTGCCCTGTGGCATGGCGTGCGGATCCACGTGGCCGACGCCCTGGAAGCACCGCCTACCGGCGTCGATACCGCCGAAGACCTTGAGCGCGTTCGGCGCCTGCTGGAGGCCTGA
- a CDS encoding low molecular weight protein-tyrosine-phosphatase yields MRVLFVCLGNICRSPTAEGVLRRKLHEAGLGDQVQVASAGTSDWHIGKAPDKRSQQAALRRGYDLSAQRAQQVGSADFAAYDLIFAMDQSNLRNLKALQPARGKAELDLFLRRYEAALDEVPDPYYDGEQGFEQVLDLIEDACDRLVVELKGRL; encoded by the coding sequence ATGCGGGTTCTGTTCGTCTGCCTGGGCAATATCTGCCGCTCGCCCACCGCCGAAGGCGTGCTGCGCCGCAAGTTGCACGAGGCCGGCCTGGGTGACCAGGTGCAAGTCGCCTCTGCGGGCACCAGCGACTGGCACATCGGCAAGGCCCCGGACAAGCGCAGCCAGCAGGCTGCCTTGCGGCGCGGCTACGACCTGTCGGCGCAACGGGCGCAGCAGGTCGGCAGCGCCGATTTCGCTGCCTATGACCTGATCTTCGCCATGGACCAGAGCAACCTGCGCAACCTCAAGGCTCTGCAACCGGCTCGGGGCAAGGCCGAGCTGGACCTGTTCCTGCGTCGCTACGAGGCGGCGCTGGATGAAGTGCCGGATCCGTACTACGACGGCGAGCAGGGTTTCGAGCAGGTGCTGGACCTGATCGAGGATGCCTGCGACCGGCTAGTGGTCGAATTGAAGGGGCGGCTATGA
- the murB gene encoding UDP-N-acetylmuramate dehydrogenase, producing MTLDIQADVSLKPFNSFGVEVKAKWFAQAHSDDEVREALAYCATHQLPLLVIGGGSNLLLTADIQALVLRMATRGIRLLSDDGQRVVVEAEAGETWHPFVQWTLEQGLSGLENLSLIPGTVGAAPMQNIGAYGVEIKDVFAGLTALDRQTGELREFDLAQCQFAYRDSLFKHQAGRWLILRVRFALNRVDHLHLEYGPVRQRLSEQGIEQPTASDVSRAICSIRSEKLPDPAVLGNAGSFFKNPVVPAALAAQIKQSHPGLVGYPQADGQVKLAAGWLIEQAGWKGFREADAGVHRLQSLVLVNYGGASGLQLLELARRIQRDIAERFSVELEMEPNLY from the coding sequence ATGACCCTGGACATTCAGGCCGATGTGTCCCTCAAGCCGTTCAACAGCTTCGGGGTCGAGGTCAAGGCGAAGTGGTTTGCCCAGGCCCATAGCGACGACGAGGTACGCGAGGCCCTGGCCTATTGCGCTACCCACCAGTTGCCGCTGCTGGTGATCGGCGGCGGCAGCAACCTGCTGCTGACGGCGGATATCCAGGCCCTGGTGCTGCGCATGGCCACTCGTGGCATTCGCCTGCTCAGCGATGACGGGCAGCGGGTGGTGGTCGAGGCCGAGGCCGGGGAAACCTGGCATCCCTTTGTCCAGTGGACCCTGGAGCAGGGCCTGTCCGGGCTGGAGAACCTGAGCCTGATTCCCGGCACCGTCGGCGCCGCACCGATGCAGAACATCGGCGCCTATGGGGTGGAGATCAAGGATGTGTTCGCCGGCCTGACCGCCCTCGATCGGCAGACCGGCGAGCTGCGGGAATTCGACCTGGCGCAGTGTCAGTTCGCGTACCGCGACAGCCTGTTCAAGCATCAGGCCGGTCGCTGGTTGATCCTGCGGGTGCGCTTTGCCCTGAACCGTGTCGATCACCTGCACCTGGAATACGGTCCGGTGCGCCAGCGCCTGAGCGAGCAGGGCATCGAACAGCCGACGGCCAGCGATGTCAGCCGGGCGATCTGCAGCATCCGCAGCGAGAAGCTCCCGGACCCTGCGGTGCTGGGCAATGCCGGCAGCTTCTTCAAGAACCCGGTGGTGCCGGCGGCACTGGCGGCGCAGATCAAGCAGTCGCATCCGGGGCTGGTGGGTTACCCCCAGGCCGATGGGCAGGTGAAGCTGGCGGCCGGTTGGCTGATCGAACAGGCGGGCTGGAAGGGCTTTCGCGAGGCGGATGCCGGGGTCCATCGCTTGCAATCGCTGGTGCTGGTCAACTATGGCGGCGCCAGCGGCCTGCAGTTGCTGGAACTGGCGCGGCGGATCCAGCGCGATATCGCCGAGCGTTTCAGTGTCGAGCTGGAGATGGAGCCCAACCTCTATTAG
- a CDS encoding (2Fe-2S)-binding protein translates to MITLKLNGQDHQLDVTEDMPLLWAIRDVAGYNGTKFGCGMGLCGACTIHIDGDPARSCITPIGSVQGKNVSTIDNLHTDPVGQVVQQAWLDTAVAQCGYCQGGQIMSATALLKVHPNPSDEQIEEAMLGNICRCGTYNRIKTAIRQASSHLQEAKA, encoded by the coding sequence ATGATTACCCTGAAGCTCAACGGTCAAGATCATCAACTGGACGTCACCGAGGACATGCCGCTGCTGTGGGCTATCCGCGACGTGGCGGGCTACAACGGTACCAAGTTCGGCTGCGGCATGGGCCTGTGCGGCGCCTGTACGATTCATATCGACGGCGACCCGGCGCGCAGTTGCATCACGCCGATAGGCTCGGTGCAGGGCAAGAACGTCAGCACCATCGACAACCTGCATACCGACCCGGTAGGGCAGGTGGTGCAGCAGGCCTGGCTGGATACGGCGGTGGCCCAGTGCGGTTACTGCCAGGGCGGGCAGATCATGTCGGCCACTGCCTTGCTCAAGGTCCACCCCAACCCCAGCGACGAGCAGATCGAAGAGGCGATGCTCGGCAATATCTGCCGCTGCGGTACTTACAACCGGATCAAGACCGCGATCCGCCAGGCTTCCAGCCATCTGCAGGAGGCCAAGGCATGA